The genomic segment GAACGGCAACTCCCTACCCTTTACGTTGCTGGTAGACAGAACGGGCACGATTGTGTACCGGCACGTGGGGTATGTTCCCGGTGACGAAAAGAAACTGGAAAAAGAGATTCAATCCCTTCTTTCATCCCGCACCGGGTCCCTCCCTCAATTCGCTCGCTAGTCTCTCCTGATGGCAAGGCTTCTTGCCCTCCTCGCAACTGGAATTGTACTCTTATCCGGTGGGTCACCTTATGTCTCCGCCGGAATATCATTGAAGTACGGTGAGGGTTTTTTGCCAGGGAGCGAGCTCAGAGCAGCCTCCAGTACGCCATATCTGTATCGTGAAAACTTCTTAATGGTTACCGCGGGGTATGGGGATTTCTCTTTTTGGTCAGACTTTGAATTCAGTTCGCCCCCACAAATCGGTCCCGACCATGCTGGTTTGAGAAAATTCCGTCTCACGTGGGAAGGGAAGCAATACACGGCCAGCGTCGGGGACCTGTATGGCCAGATCGGCCGGGGTCTGGGGCTCAATATGTGGGAGAATCAAGCGATCGACTGGGATTCCTCACTCAGGGGATTCCGCATGGAAGTGAAGCCGCTTCGTGGATTCTCTTTGGATCTCCTCGCGGGCCGGGCGAACAGCGGTAGATATCTGCCTCAGGGACCCGGGGTGAATCCTCGCAAACGTGATTTCTCCGATGACGCCACTGTTGGAGCCGTTACACTCACGAGGGAAAATCTTTTTCCGGGTCTAAGGTTGGGCGGCTATTTTGTTCGCGTGAATGCCTCCAATCCGTGGTTCAGCAAGGTAAGATCTGTGTCCGGTCACTATGAAGTAATGGATTCCATGAACGTAGAAACACGATCCAATATTCCAGGATTTTTTTCTGAATACTTCGGGACTAATTATGACCTCTATGTTGAGTTTATGGTAAGAGGCCACGAAATCTCTCTTGCGGACAGTCTCTATTCTTCTGCTCTTGTGAAGTCTCTGCACTACGACAAACGAAGGATGGGGAGCGGGGGATATGCCAGTTTCTCCCTTTACCCGGGAAGATGGGGAATAACGCTTGAATATAAGAACTACGCTCTTGACTATAGTAATCCTGACAAGCGATTGAATCTTCCACTCAGATTGGGCCGACGCAGCATCGTTCAGAGTCCACCCACAGCGTTCAGAGAACACACGTCGACTCTCCTGTCGCGAACGCCTCATGTTATGGATTTTGAAGATGAGGTGGGCATCCAGATTGAGTTTAATTACCGGATGAGTCCAGATCTGTTCCTGATTTTTAACACAGCTCACAGCAGTCGCCATTCAGCCCACGCCAGGATCATCCGGCCCGACTTCTCCACCGAGTGGAAAATGACGACAATCCCTAACGTGCTCTGGATGGATGCTGGTGAGAAATTCTTTCCCTACCGGGAATTTTATTTGGAAGTAGACTACTATGTTGATGATCTCGAATTGGATATCAGAGGAATGGTCGCCTCCACAAGCGAAGTTATCGCTTACGATGAGTCTCTGACGGAGAGAGCCGGAGCGTCCGGCTGGTTATCCCGTCATGCCAAGTATGCTATTTCGTGGGAGAGACGGGACCTGGTTTCCACACCGTTTGAGTTCTCATTCAGCCTGCCCGCAAACTGGGGTCTCGACATCCGGTGGGAACATCAATTGGAGAAGTCGAACTTGAAGACGTTCCTCGCTTTCGAAGACAGAGAATCGGGTCACGTCGACAGTGTGGTCACTGACAGAACAA from the Candidatus Neomarinimicrobiota bacterium genome contains:
- a CDS encoding DUF6029 family protein codes for the protein MARLLALLATGIVLLSGGSPYVSAGISLKYGEGFLPGSELRAASSTPYLYRENFLMVTAGYGDFSFWSDFEFSSPPQIGPDHAGLRKFRLTWEGKQYTASVGDLYGQIGRGLGLNMWENQAIDWDSSLRGFRMEVKPLRGFSLDLLAGRANSGRYLPQGPGVNPRKRDFSDDATVGAVTLTRENLFPGLRLGGYFVRVNASNPWFSKVRSVSGHYEVMDSMNVETRSNIPGFFSEYFGTNYDLYVEFMVRGHEISLADSLYSSALVKSLHYDKRRMGSGGYASFSLYPGRWGITLEYKNYALDYSNPDKRLNLPLRLGRRSIVQSPPTAFREHTSTLLSRTPHVMDFEDEVGIQIEFNYRMSPDLFLIFNTAHSSRHSAHARIIRPDFSTEWKMTTIPNVLWMDAGEKFFPYREFYLEVDYYVDDLELDIRGMVASTSEVIAYDESLTERAGASGWLSRHAKYAISWERRDLVSTPFEFSFSLPANWGLDIRWEHQLEKSNLKTFLAFEDRESGHVDSVVTDRTTKVPFYYRYVAVTLGKPSRFSVGFVYDHASRVKNDQPQNVDPENDSWLEEILRN